The Nitrospirota bacterium genome has a segment encoding these proteins:
- a CDS encoding ammonium transporter has protein sequence MESQINSGDTAFILISAALVMLMTIPGLAMFYSGLVRRKNVLGTIMQSFILVGLITIQWVFVGYSLSFGPDRMGLIGGLEWFGLSGVGLAPNPDYAATIPHQAFMIYQCMFAIITPCLIAGAFAERMKFSAFVIFSLLWSTIVYDPLAHWVWGTGGWIRNMGALDFAGGTVVHISSGISALAAAIIIGKRIGYRRDPMPPHNMTLVVIGAALLWFGWFGFNAGSALSSGGLATSAFVVTHIAAAAALATWTFIEWFHHGKPTILGAATGAVAGLVTITPAAGFVSPISAILIGIMAGIVCFFAVVILKNKLGYDDSLDAFGVHGVGGALGALATGLFASTVINPAGADGLFFGNIGQFGTQVAAAAVSAIFSFVATLIILKVIDLIIGIRVQEEDEIMGLDLSQHNETGYTF, from the coding sequence ATGGAAAGCCAAATTAATTCGGGAGATACGGCATTTATCCTTATTTCCGCAGCGCTGGTTATGCTCATGACGATACCCGGCCTTGCCATGTTCTATAGCGGCCTGGTACGAAGAAAGAATGTGCTCGGGACGATAATGCAGAGTTTTATTCTCGTTGGGCTCATTACCATTCAGTGGGTCTTCGTTGGCTATTCCCTCTCCTTTGGCCCGGACAGGATGGGATTGATCGGAGGACTTGAATGGTTCGGCCTCAGCGGTGTCGGGCTTGCGCCAAACCCTGACTATGCGGCAACTATTCCTCACCAGGCATTCATGATCTATCAGTGTATGTTTGCCATAATCACGCCCTGTCTGATAGCAGGAGCATTTGCCGAGCGAATGAAGTTTTCAGCATTTGTCATATTCAGCCTGCTCTGGTCTACGATTGTATATGACCCGCTCGCTCACTGGGTGTGGGGCACTGGCGGATGGATAAGAAATATGGGGGCACTTGATTTTGCAGGAGGCACAGTCGTCCACATCAGTTCAGGAATATCAGCCCTGGCCGCTGCAATTATAATTGGAAAAAGAATCGGTTACAGGAGAGACCCTATGCCGCCGCATAATATGACACTTGTAGTCATTGGAGCAGCCCTGCTCTGGTTTGGTTGGTTCGGATTCAATGCCGGCAGTGCCCTGTCTTCAGGCGGACTTGCAACCAGTGCATTTGTCGTAACACATATAGCGGCGGCTGCTGCTTTGGCAACATGGACATTCATTGAATGGTTTCATCATGGGAAACCAACGATCCTTGGGGCAGCAACCGGTGCCGTTGCAGGTCTTGTTACAATCACGCCAGCTGCCGGGTTTGTCAGTCCCATCTCCGCAATACTGATTGGTATCATGGCAGGTATCGTCTGCTTTTTCGCAGTTGTTATTTTGAAAAATAAACTGGGATATGATGACTCGCTCGATGCATTTGGCGTCCATGGTGTCGGCGGCGCATTGGGTGCACTGGCAACAGGACTTTTTGCCTCAACTGTAATCAATCCAGCTGGTGCAGACGGTCTTTTCTTTGGGAACATTGGCCAGTTCGGCACTCAAGTGGCAGCTGCAGCGGTTAGCGCAATATTCTCATTCGTTGCAACGCTTATTATCCTTAAGGTCATTGACCTTATAATAGGTATCCGTGTTCAGGAAGAGGATGAGATCATGGGGCTTGATTTGAGCCAGCATAATGAGACAGGTTATACATTTTAA
- a CDS encoding P-II family nitrogen regulator, with protein sequence MKKIEAIIKPFKLDEVKDALSQIGIKGNTVTEVKGFGRQKGHTELYRGAEYVVDFLPKIKLEVVVTDDMLEKVIQTIVNTARTGRIGDGKIFVTNVDDVVRIRTGERGEDAI encoded by the coding sequence ATGAAAAAAATAGAGGCCATAATAAAACCATTCAAACTTGATGAAGTAAAGGACGCCCTTAGCCAGATAGGAATTAAGGGAAATACTGTTACAGAGGTAAAGGGATTCGGACGTCAAAAGGGGCACACCGAACTTTACAGGGGGGCGGAATATGTTGTTGATTTTCTGCCAAAGATAAAGCTTGAAGTGGTAGTCACAGACGATATGCTGGAAAAAGTGATTCAGACGATTGTAAATACTGCTCGTACAGGAAGAATAGGCGACGGCAAGATATTCGTTACAAATGTAGATGATGTGGTGAGGATAAGGACAGGAGAGCGCGGGGAAGACGCGATATAA